Proteins found in one Podarcis muralis chromosome 5, rPodMur119.hap1.1, whole genome shotgun sequence genomic segment:
- the SDCBP2 gene encoding syntenin-2, with the protein MATLYPSLEDMKVDHVLKAQADAAPKVPASIPAPLPALVVPSAPPASPAEKAEPPNPGALPVLYPNLTDLNDYMGLSLSSEEVQKNLGLAPAGGNAVTPAPSAAGLVVAPVTGSDLGIRRAEIKPGLREVHLCKDERGKTGLKLRNIDKGLFVQLVKANSPASLVGLRFGDQILQIDGKDCAGWNTDKAKRALKKASPEKIVMVVRDRPFQRTVTMHKDSMGHVGFIVKKGQVNSLAKGSSAARNGLLINHYICEVNGQNVIGLRDKEITEVLTNAGNIITLTIVPAVIYEHMVKKLSSGLAKSSMDRSVPDV; encoded by the exons aTGGCAACGTTGTACCCATCTCTCGAGGACATGAAAGTGGACCACGTTCTGAAG GCCCAGGCAGACGCAGCCCCCAAGGTGCCAGCCTCCATCCCTGCTCCGCTCCCTGCCCTCGTTGTGCCATCAGCTCCTCCAGCTTCTCCCGCAGAGAAGGctgagccacccaatccaggaG CCCTGCCAGTTTTGTACCCGAACCTCACGGACTTAAATGATTACATGGGCCTCTCCCTCTCCAGTGAGGAGGTCCAAAAGAATCTGGGACTTGCCCCGGCAGGCGGAAAC GCTGTGACCCCGGCACCCTCCGCAGCAGGCTTGGTGGTTGCCCCTGTGACGGGAAGCGACCTGGGGATTCGTCGGGCGGAGATCAAGCCCGGCTTGAGGGAGGTTCACCTCTGCAAGGACGAGCGCGGGAAGACGGGACTGAAGCTGAGGAACATTGATAAG GGCTTGTTTGTGCAGCTGGTCAAGGCCAACTCCCCGGCTTCTCTGGTGGGTCTGCGCTTTggagatcagatcctgcagatCGACGGAAAGGATTGCGCAGGCTGGAACACGGACAAGGCTAAGCGGGCGCTGAAGAAGGCCTCTCCGGAGAAAATCGTCATGGTGGTCCGGGACAG GCCTTTCCAGCGCACGGTGACAATGCACAAGGACAGCATGGGCCACGTGGGCTTCATCGTCAAGAAAGGGCAAGTCAACTCGCTTGCCAAAGGCAGCTCTGCGGCTCGGAACGGGCTCCTCATCAACCATTACATCTGTGAGGTGAACGGGCAGAATGTCATTGGCCTGAGG GACAAGGAGATTACAGAGGTCCTCACCAACGCCGGCAACATCATCACTCTGACCATTGTCCCTGCCGTGATCTACGAACACATGGTCAAAAA GCTTTCGAGTGGGCTGGCGAAATCTTCCATGGACCGTTCAGTTCCTGATGTTTAA